A genomic segment from Bacteroidota bacterium encodes:
- a CDS encoding DUF1214 domain-containing protein has translation MRIFTVATIAIGLLFFLTNNADAQTKDETSTEVSETRISEFIHWYPAIEQAKMRDEWLKKNKPGEWQFTGMTTADDRIVVTPQADVNYGYSWFNISNEPVVINMPKYDKYYSLSVFDMNHFMEVYVKPEKPVVIRLPHQKSPVENAYEIVLHTYQGLAFTRQVIVDNEKEVMNLAKRITLKGGGGDFPFIVPEFTEAEKAAGIKIISEYVKHLNPKQVFGSMYEGVGDLDRAGGVLIGQLGTQYRYANYDLIFTDANGKELNASDSYEITVPKEGLIKNSDGYWSLTVYNADDKYLIPNDKNKYNISSYTAKVNADGNYTLRINPKGEGENAVPTAGKKWYYVLRVYEPVNDVRFPEIVKK, from the coding sequence ATGAGAATATTCACAGTAGCAACAATTGCAATTGGATTATTATTTTTCTTAACAAATAATGCCGATGCTCAAACAAAAGATGAAACATCAACAGAAGTTTCTGAAACTAGAATTTCAGAATTTATCCATTGGTATCCTGCAATAGAACAGGCAAAAATGCGTGATGAGTGGCTCAAGAAAAATAAACCGGGAGAATGGCAATTTACAGGTATGACAACTGCCGATGACAGAATAGTTGTAACACCGCAGGCCGATGTGAATTATGGTTATTCATGGTTCAATATTTCTAACGAACCAGTGGTGATTAATATGCCAAAATATGATAAATACTACTCATTATCTGTTTTTGACATGAACCATTTTATGGAAGTGTATGTAAAGCCTGAAAAACCTGTAGTTATTCGTCTACCACATCAAAAAAGTCCTGTAGAAAATGCCTACGAAATAGTTTTGCATACTTACCAGGGACTTGCATTTACACGTCAGGTTATTGTTGATAATGAAAAAGAAGTAATGAATCTTGCAAAGAGAATCACTTTAAAAGGTGGTGGTGGAGATTTCCCGTTTATTGTTCCGGAATTTACTGAGGCAGAAAAAGCTGCAGGTATAAAAATTATATCTGAATATGTAAAACATCTGAATCCCAAACAGGTATTTGGTTCAATGTACGAAGGTGTAGGTGATTTAGACAGAGCAGGTGGCGTATTGATAGGTCAATTAGGAACTCAATATAGATATGCTAATTATGATTTGATTTTTACTGATGCAAACGGGAAGGAATTAAATGCAAGCGATAGCTATGAAATTACAGTTCCTAAAGAAGGACTCATAAAAAACAGCGATGGATATTGGTCTTTAACGGTTTATAATGCCGATGACAAATACCTTATACCTAATGATAAAAATAAATATAACATTAGTTCTTATACTGCAAAAGTTAATGCTGATGGTAATTATACTCTACGTATAAATCCTAAAGGAGAAGGTGAAAATGCGGTTCCTACTGCAGGAAAAAAATGGTATTATGTACTTAGAGTTTATGAACCGGTAAATGATGTTAGGTTTCCTGAAATTGTTAAAAAATAA